One genomic region from Rhizomicrobium palustre encodes:
- a CDS encoding TonB-dependent receptor — protein MTGKATQIGKFTSLLLLSAAFCGIAQAQQIEEVTVTAQRHAENLQDVPMSVATLDTNKIESMFASGQDVRALANSIPNVYAESSNGRVAPRFYIRGLGNTDFDLAASQPVSIIMDNVVMENVILKSSPIYDLAAVEVDRGPQGTLFGRNTTAGIIKLTTAKPTDDYQSRFTASYGSFGTTNIEAAAGGGLTDTISARISGIWQHRDNYIDNAFQKTNGVMGGYDEKAARLQVQWKPDDKFSALFNVHFRSLDGTAAIFRANIVDKGSNKLNSNYVYNKVYFDGGANNPQKYNGLGTSAELAYDFGPVTLTSITGYEYTHGYSRGDIDGGNPTGPGVIFFQSDTQDGLDYLHQYSQEIHLASNSTGPLFWQVGGFWFDTDYQDTTNPFYVAPTAVRQTNISYALFGQTSYQFTDKLKVTGGIRWTSDTKGMTANGPLMKPITDPVRLRGSNISWDVSADYSFTDDLKAYARVATGFRAPSIQGRNLAFGNGYSQARSETITSYEAGVKTELLDKSLRLNFDGFTYYVRNMQFSAIGGGSNSVNLMNARAGLAYGLEADAEWAITKDLLVTLGASRTVTSIRDPNLKTGVCAQCTVTNAVDKAGNAYLNGNPFPQAPDYQVQFTARYGYPLENGGELFAYTDWWWQGYTNFFLYKSKEFNSNGNYEGGLKFGYVFPDKHFQIAAYARNITNRKNLQGGIDFDDLTGFVNDPRVIGIELSAHIP, from the coding sequence ATGACGGGTAAAGCGACCCAGATCGGCAAATTCACTTCACTTCTTCTTCTCTCGGCGGCGTTCTGCGGCATTGCCCAGGCCCAGCAGATTGAAGAGGTGACGGTTACCGCGCAGCGGCACGCGGAAAACCTGCAGGATGTGCCGATGTCGGTGGCGACGCTCGACACCAACAAGATCGAATCCATGTTTGCCTCCGGCCAGGATGTGCGCGCGTTGGCGAACTCGATCCCCAACGTCTATGCCGAAAGCTCGAACGGCCGCGTGGCGCCGCGCTTCTATATTCGCGGCCTCGGCAACACCGATTTCGATCTCGCCGCCTCGCAGCCCGTGTCCATCATCATGGACAATGTGGTGATGGAAAACGTCATCCTGAAGAGCTCGCCGATTTACGATCTCGCGGCGGTGGAAGTGGATCGCGGCCCGCAGGGCACGCTGTTCGGCCGCAACACCACGGCCGGTATCATCAAGCTCACCACGGCCAAGCCGACGGATGACTATCAATCCCGCTTCACGGCCTCTTATGGCTCCTTCGGCACCACCAATATCGAAGCTGCAGCCGGTGGCGGCCTGACCGATACGATTTCGGCGCGCATTTCCGGCATCTGGCAGCATCGCGACAACTACATCGACAACGCCTTCCAGAAGACCAACGGCGTGATGGGCGGCTATGACGAAAAGGCCGCACGCTTGCAGGTGCAGTGGAAGCCGGATGACAAGTTCTCGGCCCTGTTCAACGTACATTTCCGCTCGCTGGATGGCACCGCGGCGATCTTCCGCGCCAACATCGTCGACAAGGGCTCCAACAAGCTCAATTCGAACTACGTCTATAACAAGGTGTATTTCGACGGCGGCGCCAACAACCCGCAGAAGTACAATGGCCTCGGTACCTCGGCCGAGCTGGCCTATGATTTCGGCCCGGTCACGCTGACCTCGATCACCGGTTACGAATACACCCACGGTTATAGCCGCGGCGATATCGACGGCGGCAATCCCACCGGTCCGGGCGTGATCTTCTTCCAGTCCGACACGCAGGACGGCCTGGATTATCTGCATCAGTATTCCCAGGAAATTCACCTAGCCTCGAACTCGACCGGTCCGCTCTTCTGGCAAGTCGGCGGCTTCTGGTTCGATACCGATTACCAGGACACGACCAATCCCTTCTATGTCGCCCCCACCGCAGTGCGCCAGACCAACATCTCCTACGCGCTGTTCGGCCAGACGAGCTACCAGTTCACCGACAAGCTGAAGGTGACGGGCGGCATCCGCTGGACCTCTGACACCAAAGGCATGACGGCGAATGGCCCCTTGATGAAGCCGATCACCGACCCGGTGCGTCTGCGCGGTTCCAACATCTCCTGGGACGTGAGCGCCGATTACAGCTTCACGGACGACCTGAAAGCCTATGCCCGCGTAGCGACCGGCTTCCGTGCGCCGTCCATCCAGGGCCGCAATCTCGCTTTCGGCAATGGCTATTCCCAGGCCCGTTCGGAAACCATTACCTCCTATGAAGCGGGTGTGAAGACCGAGCTCCTGGATAAAAGCCTGCGCCTCAACTTCGACGGCTTCACCTATTACGTCCGCAACATGCAGTTCTCGGCGATCGGCGGCGGCTCGAACTCCGTCAACCTGATGAATGCGCGTGCGGGCCTGGCCTATGGTCTGGAAGCCGACGCGGAATGGGCGATCACCAAGGACCTTCTCGTCACCTTGGGCGCCAGCCGCACCGTCACCTCGATCCGCGATCCCAACCTGAAGACGGGCGTCTGCGCCCAGTGCACGGTGACGAACGCGGTGGATAAGGCCGGCAATGCCTATCTCAATGGCAATCCCTTCCCGCAGGCCCCGGATTACCAAGTCCAGTTCACGGCCCGCTATGGCTATCCGCTTGAGAATGGCGGCGAGCTCTTCGCTTATACCGATTGGTGGTGGCAGGGTTACACCAACTTCTTCCTCTACAAGTCGAAGGAGTTCAATTCGAACGGCAATTATGAAGGCGGGCTCAAGTTCGGCTATGTCTTCCCCGACAAGCACTTCCAGATTGCCGCCTATGCGCGCAACATCACCAACCGCAAGAATTTGCAGGGCGGTATCGACTTCGACGACCTCACCGGCTTCGTCAACGATCCGCGCGTGATCGGCATCGAGCTCTCGGCGCATATCCCGTAA
- a CDS encoding winged helix-turn-helix domain-containing protein, with amino-acid sequence MRAALDQIVLVQENDFQLGGLKVCPSKRLVLAGGARELLQPRIMQVLVALARRRGEVVSRDELMATCWGGFAVSDDAIHRCIARIRRLSESHGGFTLETVPRIGYQLICDAPANQDEMRAEVECPADSACAEPALPESLFPQTPFNSWKESRAVFAMAGFAAGALLTAVGFIGARLL; translated from the coding sequence ATGCGTGCCGCTTTGGACCAGATTGTTCTGGTGCAAGAGAATGATTTCCAGTTGGGCGGGCTGAAGGTCTGCCCCTCCAAGCGTCTGGTGCTGGCGGGCGGGGCCCGTGAGCTGCTCCAGCCGCGGATCATGCAGGTTTTGGTCGCCTTGGCCCGGCGTCGGGGCGAGGTCGTCTCCCGCGATGAGCTGATGGCCACCTGCTGGGGCGGATTCGCCGTCAGCGATGATGCCATTCACCGCTGTATCGCCCGGATTCGGCGGCTCTCCGAAAGCCATGGCGGCTTCACGCTCGAGACCGTGCCGCGGATTGGCTATCAGCTCATTTGTGACGCACCTGCCAACCAGGATGAAATGCGGGCTGAGGTTGAATGCCCTGCGGACTCAGCCTGCGCGGAGCCTGCGCTGCCGGAAAGCCTATTTCCGCAAACTCCATTCAATAGCTGGAAGGAAAGCCGGGCGGTCTTTGCGATGGCTGGATTTGCTGCTGGCGCGCTTCTGACCGCGGTCGGGTTTATCGGCGCGCGCCTGCTCTAA
- the speE gene encoding polyamine aminopropyltransferase, with protein MTSFKERLHNGYAQTMELAGAPLVDEKSKYQHIKIFDTVSNGRVMTLDGVVQITSRDESAYAEMLTHLPMLEHGKVKSVMIVGGGDLSIADEALKHKGVKEVILVDIDGDVIAHCKKHFGEINAKAFRDKRLKIEVADAFEFLARKENKARFDLIIGDRPDPIGPGKALFGETFYDRIKNALKPGGFATFQTGVPFYQPSEITDALKELKTHFSRSGLYLTVVPTYIGGFMTLSWAGKGAARLGTPAGIKKAARAYKRLKLKTDYYNPAVHAAAFALPEWIARLVP; from the coding sequence ATGACGAGCTTCAAAGAACGCCTGCACAATGGCTATGCCCAGACGATGGAGCTCGCCGGCGCTCCGCTGGTCGACGAAAAGAGCAAATATCAGCACATCAAGATTTTCGACACGGTTTCTAACGGCCGCGTCATGACGCTGGACGGCGTGGTGCAGATCACCAGCCGCGACGAGTCCGCCTACGCGGAAATGCTGACACATCTGCCGATGCTGGAACACGGCAAGGTCAAAAGCGTGATGATCGTTGGCGGCGGCGACCTTTCCATCGCCGACGAAGCGCTGAAGCATAAGGGCGTGAAGGAAGTCATCCTGGTCGATATCGACGGTGACGTGATCGCCCACTGCAAGAAGCATTTTGGCGAAATCAACGCCAAAGCCTTCCGCGACAAGCGCCTCAAGATCGAAGTGGCGGATGCCTTCGAATTCCTGGCGCGCAAGGAAAACAAGGCTCGCTTTGATCTCATCATCGGCGATCGTCCCGATCCGATCGGCCCGGGCAAGGCGCTGTTCGGCGAGACATTCTATGATCGCATCAAGAACGCGCTGAAGCCCGGCGGGTTCGCCACTTTCCAGACCGGCGTGCCGTTTTATCAGCCTTCGGAAATCACCGACGCGCTGAAAGAACTGAAGACGCATTTCTCGCGCTCCGGCCTCTATCTGACGGTCGTGCCGACTTACATTGGCGGCTTCATGACCCTGTCCTGGGCTGGTAAGGGCGCGGCGCGTCTCGGCACTCCGGCCGGCATCAAAAAGGCTGCGCGTGCTTATAAGCGCCTCAAACTGAAGACCGATTACTACAACCCCGCAGTCCATGCCGCCGCCTTCGCGCTGCCGGAATGGATTGCCCGTTTGGTCCCCTGA
- a CDS encoding gamma-butyrobetaine hydroxylase-like domain-containing protein: protein MSDIWPSEIRLLKDKRTLRVGFENGESYELPAEYLRVESPSAEVQGHSPAEKITVRGKENVAITALEPVGNYAVRIVFDDGHNTGLYTWDYLAKLGQGLSTIWAAYLASKP, encoded by the coding sequence GTGAGTGACATCTGGCCAAGTGAAATCCGTCTGTTGAAGGACAAGCGTACGCTGCGCGTCGGCTTCGAGAATGGCGAAAGCTATGAGCTGCCTGCGGAATATCTGCGGGTGGAATCGCCCAGCGCCGAGGTGCAGGGCCATAGTCCCGCCGAGAAGATCACCGTGCGCGGCAAGGAAAATGTTGCCATCACCGCGCTTGAGCCGGTGGGCAATTACGCCGTGCGCATCGTCTTCGATGACGGCCATAATACCGGGCTTTACACCTGGGACTACCTTGCCAAGCTGGGCCAGGGGCTTTCAACGATATGGGCGGCGTATCTGGCGTCTAAGCCTTAG
- a CDS encoding GNAT family N-acetyltransferase yields MTDVRLGQREDGDKIAAMLGRAFINDPAMSFIFPDQEQRKTRMPLLFRQLFASDRKAGGVMMTPGGEAATLWRAPGRIAIPFLEELLNAKSYLKALGPHVFRAMGLSHAIEAQMPKGEFWYLHIAGCDPAAQGKGYGRAVIQAGLDQLVKTDACYLETGTERNLGFYRALGFELIGDWQVPGGPRLWSMLRPKA; encoded by the coding sequence ATGACGGATGTACGTTTGGGCCAGCGCGAAGATGGCGACAAGATCGCGGCGATGCTGGGAAGGGCATTCATCAACGATCCGGCGATGTCCTTCATTTTCCCGGATCAAGAGCAGCGCAAAACCCGTATGCCGCTGCTCTTTCGCCAGCTCTTTGCCAGTGACCGCAAGGCGGGTGGGGTGATGATGACCCCTGGTGGTGAAGCGGCCACGCTATGGCGCGCGCCCGGCCGTATCGCCATCCCGTTCCTGGAAGAGCTTCTGAACGCCAAGTCGTATCTGAAAGCGTTGGGGCCGCATGTTTTTCGCGCGATGGGGCTTTCGCATGCCATCGAGGCGCAAATGCCAAAGGGCGAGTTTTGGTATCTGCACATCGCGGGCTGCGATCCGGCGGCGCAAGGCAAAGGTTATGGCCGCGCGGTGATCCAGGCAGGGCTTGATCAGCTCGTCAAAACCGACGCCTGCTATTTGGAAACCGGCACCGAGCGCAATCTTGGCTTTTACCGCGCGCTGGGCTTTGAGCTGATCGGCGATTGGCAGGTTCCAGGCGGCCCGCGCCTCTGGTCGATGCTGCGGCCTAAGGCTTAG
- a CDS encoding ion channel, giving the protein MANRLSDRISPKNWRAAPAPGSYITPGGMKRFAIIKGQDHTRWTDFYHAILTIPWALFIPVLGLFFVLLNSVFALIYMLDPGGIAYARPGNFWDAFIFSVQTIASINYSVMVPKSHYANVVVVVEAFSGIINLALITGVLFSRFSRPSARILFSQAAVITNFDGVPTLMFRAANQRGNQILGANVSLTYAWQHTTQEGLMMRRFRELPLVRAHSPLFALSWTVMHRVDETSPLYGQTTESLKACQGELIVLLSGTDETLADMVFARHSYQPDRILWNHRLVDILSRLPDGRRMVDLTKFHDTVSDETA; this is encoded by the coding sequence GTGGCTAATCGTTTATCTGACCGCATCTCGCCGAAGAATTGGCGCGCCGCACCTGCCCCAGGCTCGTATATCACGCCGGGCGGGATGAAGCGCTTTGCCATCATCAAGGGCCAGGACCACACCCGCTGGACCGATTTCTATCACGCCATCCTGACCATTCCCTGGGCGCTGTTCATTCCGGTGCTGGGATTGTTCTTCGTGCTGCTCAATTCGGTCTTCGCACTTATCTACATGCTTGATCCGGGCGGCATCGCTTATGCGCGGCCGGGCAATTTCTGGGACGCGTTCATCTTCAGCGTCCAGACCATCGCCTCGATCAATTACAGCGTGATGGTGCCCAAATCCCATTACGCCAATGTGGTCGTGGTTGTGGAGGCGTTCTCGGGCATCATCAACCTCGCCCTGATCACCGGCGTGTTGTTCTCGCGCTTCTCGCGGCCCTCGGCGCGCATCCTCTTCTCCCAAGCCGCGGTGATCACCAATTTCGATGGTGTTCCGACCTTGATGTTCCGTGCCGCCAATCAGCGCGGCAATCAGATCTTGGGGGCCAATGTCTCGCTTACCTATGCCTGGCAGCACACCACACAGGAAGGCCTGATGATGCGGCGCTTCCGGGAGCTGCCGCTGGTGCGAGCGCACTCCCCCCTCTTCGCCCTCTCCTGGACGGTGATGCACCGGGTCGATGAGACAAGCCCGCTCTACGGTCAGACGACCGAAAGCCTGAAAGCCTGCCAGGGCGAGCTGATCGTGCTCCTCAGCGGCACGGACGAGACCTTGGCCGATATGGTTTTCGCCCGCCACTCCTATCAGCCGGACCGCATCCTGTGGAATCACCGGCTGGTGGACATCCTCTCCCGCCTGCCGGATGGGCGGCGCATGGTCGATCTCACCAAATTCCACGATACGGTCAGCGACGAGACTGCCTGA
- a CDS encoding Trm112 family protein has protein sequence MEPDRKLLEILVCPVNKMPLSYDREHQELISKAAGLAYPIRDGVPIMRPDEARQLSDAERDFK, from the coding sequence ATGGAGCCTGACCGCAAATTGCTGGAAATCCTGGTCTGCCCGGTCAACAAGATGCCCTTGAGCTATGACCGCGAACATCAGGAGCTGATCAGCAAGGCGGCGGGGCTTGCCTATCCTATTCGCGATGGGGTTCCCATCATGCGCCCGGACGAGGCGCGCCAGCTTTCAGATGCGGAGCGAGACTTCAAGTGA
- a CDS encoding prolyl-tRNA synthetase associated domain-containing protein has product MSETLPSADARETALYNRFQALGIAYKTYAHPPVFTVEESASIKETIPGGHTKNLFLKDKKGGLWLVVVDAQRRVDLNALAKQLDAPRFSFGSAELLVATLGITPGSVTPFALINDTTRQVRPVLDAEMLKNNPVNYHPLRNDRTTSVTPDDLVRFIEALGYQPVIAGIPEK; this is encoded by the coding sequence ATGAGCGAAACACTTCCTTCTGCCGATGCGCGTGAAACCGCGCTGTACAACCGTTTTCAGGCCCTTGGCATTGCCTATAAGACCTATGCGCACCCGCCGGTGTTCACGGTGGAAGAATCAGCCTCCATCAAGGAGACCATTCCCGGCGGGCACACCAAGAACCTCTTTTTAAAAGATAAAAAAGGCGGACTATGGCTGGTGGTGGTGGACGCGCAGCGGCGGGTGGATTTGAACGCGCTCGCCAAACAGCTCGATGCGCCGCGCTTTTCCTTCGGCTCGGCGGAACTTCTGGTGGCTACGCTTGGCATCACCCCCGGATCGGTGACACCCTTCGCGCTTATAAATGACACCACCCGTCAGGTTCGCCCGGTGCTGGACGCCGAGATGCTGAAGAACAATCCGGTCAACTATCACCCGCTGCGCAATGATCGCACGACCTCGGTGACACCCGATGACCTTGTCCGCTTCATCGAGGCGCTTGGGTATCAGCCGGTAATCGCGGGGATACCGGAGAAGTAG
- a CDS encoding UrcA family protein, translating into MLKIVGTALVAAGLIAGAAQAEEVIRKDVQVAYHDLDLASETGAKTLLVRIEKAANEACGNSPYFYSSYSVAPALASKQFAACRANAINSAVKSVKAPLVQNLYATNGSYTRMAAGL; encoded by the coding sequence ATGCTGAAGATTGTGGGCACCGCTCTTGTCGCCGCTGGTTTGATCGCTGGCGCAGCCCAAGCCGAAGAAGTCATCCGCAAGGACGTCCAGGTCGCCTATCACGATCTCGACCTTGCCTCCGAAACCGGTGCGAAGACCCTCCTGGTCCGCATCGAGAAGGCCGCCAACGAAGCTTGCGGCAACTCGCCCTATTTCTACTCCTCCTATTCGGTCGCCCCGGCGCTGGCCTCCAAGCAGTTCGCCGCCTGCCGCGCCAATGCGATCAACTCCGCTGTGAAGTCCGTGAAGGCTCCGCTGGTGCAGAACCTCTATGCCACCAACGGCAGCTACACGCGTATGGCTGCTGGCCTCTAA
- a CDS encoding MGH1-like glycoside hydrolase domain-containing protein: protein MRPKGFRMKITAKNFALGLGVLALGFLSAANAAVLDEHRLAAAHFGADAPWYEGNIPFFESADPKLDQVYYYRWQIFRAHQRDLGNLGYISTEFLEDVGWQLEPYASLNDATGFHIYEGRWLRDRRYAADYIDFMTSVGNDHHFAEYIGDAVYARALVDGDTGFAASKLAALKKSYTAWDDHYDPAKKLYWIMPLLDATEYTIASIDASGGKDGFWGGDAFRPSINSFMFANAVAIARLSALSGDTAVATEYAAKAEDIRAHMLADLWNPSFSHFIDRYKVSNQFVKYWEPIRGRELVGYVPWAFGVVPSDAKYDAAWAYLLSPDGLGGPHGLRTVGPSYEYYMKQYRYDAATSLRECQWNGPVWPFQTTAVLTAMQNFLQDERQKAVTRTDYLRLLRQYADLHFQNGKLDLEEDYDPATGKPIVGLPRSHHYFHSGFDDLVITGLAGIRPHEDDVLEVNPLLPSDPKDPQYLKYFALEDVPYHGHLVGVVFDADGKKYGLGAGLSVFVDGKIVAHEPGLKRVLLPLPRLAPQPVARPINLARNLKLTGYPHANASINADAPSLYRAIDGRVWFFPEMPHGWTTEGGAGAQWYAVDFGKPTATQSAELAFFADSAKYAAPENIRLQILSGGKWRDIANAKPVANGITKLQWSSAQAEQVRVSFTVPKGKVVRLVQMKVF from the coding sequence ATGCGTCCGAAAGGTTTCCGCATGAAAATCACGGCCAAAAATTTCGCGCTAGGCTTAGGGGTATTGGCTCTGGGCTTTCTCTCCGCGGCGAATGCTGCCGTGCTGGACGAACATCGCCTTGCCGCGGCGCATTTCGGGGCGGATGCGCCCTGGTATGAGGGCAATATTCCTTTTTTTGAATCTGCCGACCCAAAGCTCGATCAGGTTTACTATTATCGCTGGCAGATTTTCCGGGCGCATCAGCGCGATCTGGGCAACCTCGGCTATATCTCCACCGAATTTCTGGAAGATGTCGGCTGGCAGCTCGAGCCCTATGCCAGCCTTAACGACGCCACCGGCTTTCACATCTATGAAGGGCGCTGGCTGCGCGACCGGCGTTATGCCGCCGATTACATCGACTTCATGACCTCCGTCGGCAACGACCATCACTTCGCCGAATATATCGGCGATGCGGTCTATGCTCGCGCGCTGGTGGATGGTGACACGGGGTTTGCGGCCTCAAAGCTCGCGGCGTTGAAGAAAAGCTATACCGCCTGGGACGATCACTACGATCCGGCGAAGAAGCTCTATTGGATCATGCCGCTCTTGGACGCGACCGAGTATACCATCGCCTCCATCGATGCGAGCGGCGGCAAGGATGGCTTCTGGGGCGGCGATGCGTTCCGCCCTTCGATCAACTCTTTCATGTTCGCCAATGCTGTCGCGATTGCGCGGCTCTCCGCGTTGAGCGGTGATACGGCCGTGGCAACGGAATATGCCGCCAAGGCCGAAGACATTCGCGCCCACATGTTGGCGGATCTTTGGAACCCGTCCTTTTCGCATTTCATCGACCGCTACAAGGTTTCTAACCAGTTCGTGAAATACTGGGAGCCAATCCGCGGGCGCGAACTTGTCGGCTATGTGCCCTGGGCCTTTGGCGTGGTGCCGTCTGATGCGAAATATGATGCGGCTTGGGCCTATCTCTTATCGCCCGATGGGCTTGGCGGTCCGCATGGCTTGCGCACGGTGGGGCCGTCCTACGAATATTATATGAAGCAGTATCGCTATGACGCAGCGACGAGCTTGCGCGAATGCCAGTGGAATGGGCCGGTCTGGCCGTTCCAGACCACGGCGGTGCTGACGGCGATGCAGAACTTCCTGCAGGATGAGCGCCAGAAGGCGGTGACGCGCACCGATTATCTGCGCCTTTTGCGCCAATATGCGGATCTGCATTTCCAGAACGGCAAGCTCGATCTGGAAGAAGATTACGACCCGGCGACTGGAAAACCCATCGTCGGCCTGCCGCGCAGCCATCACTATTTCCATTCTGGCTTCGATGATCTTGTCATCACCGGCCTCGCAGGTATTCGTCCGCATGAGGATGATGTTCTGGAGGTCAATCCGCTGCTGCCCTCCGACCCCAAGGACCCGCAATATCTGAAATACTTCGCGCTGGAAGATGTGCCTTATCACGGCCATTTGGTGGGTGTGGTGTTCGATGCGGATGGCAAGAAATATGGGCTTGGTGCGGGGCTTTCGGTGTTCGTCGACGGCAAGATCGTGGCGCATGAGCCGGGCTTAAAGCGCGTCCTTCTGCCCTTGCCGCGCCTTGCGCCGCAGCCCGTGGCCCGCCCGATCAATCTTGCGCGGAACCTCAAACTCACCGGCTATCCCCACGCCAATGCCTCCATCAACGCCGATGCGCCGAGCCTTTATCGCGCCATTGATGGGCGGGTGTGGTTCTTCCCCGAAATGCCGCATGGCTGGACGACGGAAGGCGGCGCGGGCGCGCAATGGTACGCGGTCGATTTCGGCAAGCCGACCGCCACGCAGTCAGCGGAACTTGCCTTCTTTGCGGACAGCGCCAAATACGCAGCGCCGGAAAATATCCGCCTGCAAATTCTCTCTGGCGGCAAGTGGCGCGATATCGCCAATGCCAAGCCGGTCGCGAACGGCATCACCAAGCTTCAGTGGTCCTCCGCCCAGGCCGAACAAGTGCGTGTGTCCTTCACCGTGCCCAAAGGCAAGGTCGTGCGGCTGGTGCAGATGAAGGTGTTTTAG
- the trxA gene encoding thioredoxin, with protein sequence MALFGLGGSTPKEGANPHIKDSSLATFAADVLEASREVPVIVDFWAPWCGPCKQLTPALEKAVTEAKGAVKLVKVNVDENQEIARQLRIQSIPTVYAFKNGQPVDGFMGAIPDSQLNQFVAGLIGEGGGHGGHDHAAEVLAFAEQAFEQGDIGQAAQAYAHVLQDEPGNPKAVAGLARCYLKSGDLERAKTTLALVRPDDANDEAVRAVNAELSLREKAAAASGKNTELEAKLAANPNDHQARYDLALALDADGDREGAIEALLELVKRDRKWNEEAARKQLVTLFEAMGPTDERTISARRKLSSILFS encoded by the coding sequence ATGGCTTTGTTTGGTCTCGGCGGTTCCACCCCTAAAGAAGGCGCAAATCCCCACATTAAGGATTCCAGCCTCGCCACTTTCGCGGCGGATGTGTTGGAAGCGAGCCGCGAAGTACCGGTGATCGTGGATTTCTGGGCCCCCTGGTGCGGTCCCTGTAAGCAGCTTACCCCGGCGCTTGAAAAAGCCGTCACCGAGGCGAAGGGCGCGGTGAAGCTGGTGAAGGTCAATGTCGACGAGAACCAGGAAATTGCTCGCCAGCTTCGCATTCAGTCGATCCCGACCGTTTACGCATTCAAGAACGGCCAGCCGGTGGACGGCTTCATGGGCGCAATCCCCGATAGCCAGCTCAACCAATTCGTCGCCGGACTGATCGGCGAAGGCGGCGGTCACGGCGGCCACGATCATGCGGCGGAAGTTCTCGCCTTTGCCGAGCAGGCCTTCGAGCAGGGCGATATCGGCCAAGCCGCCCAAGCCTATGCCCATGTGTTGCAGGATGAGCCTGGCAACCCCAAGGCTGTGGCGGGTCTGGCGCGCTGCTACCTCAAAAGCGGCGATCTGGAACGCGCCAAAACCACCCTCGCGCTGGTGCGCCCTGACGACGCCAATGACGAGGCCGTGCGCGCGGTCAATGCCGAGCTTTCCTTGCGCGAAAAGGCGGCGGCGGCTTCGGGCAAGAATACGGAACTCGAAGCCAAGCTTGCCGCCAATCCCAACGACCATCAGGCGCGCTATGATCTGGCGCTCGCCCTTGACGCCGATGGCGACCGCGAAGGCGCCATCGAGGCGCTGCTCGAACTCGTCAAGCGTGACCGCAAATGGAATGAAGAAGCCGCCCGCAAGCAGCTTGTGACCTTGTTCGAAGCGATGGGGCCGACCGACGAACGGACCATCTCCGCCCGCCGCAAGCTTTCCTCGATCCTGTTCTCGTAA
- a CDS encoding LON peptidase substrate-binding domain-containing protein, translating into MAFIYNTLGDLPDVLDIFPLTGVLLLPRGQLPLNVFEPRYLALVDAALAGTRLIGMIQPTQSEDKVLRPALSATGCAGRITGFRESEDGRYMITLTGVCRFRVVEEFTTDTPYRRIRPDFETYSEDLTPPDETDFPRERLITSLKDYLANRDLKADWKSVMGAPPETLVNALAMLCPFEPAEKQALLEAPGWLERVDTLIALLEMSGAGPQGPVSLN; encoded by the coding sequence ATGGCCTTTATCTACAACACCCTTGGCGATCTGCCGGATGTGCTCGACATCTTCCCGCTGACGGGGGTGCTTTTGCTCCCGCGCGGGCAGTTGCCGCTCAATGTCTTCGAGCCGCGCTATCTGGCGCTGGTCGATGCAGCGCTGGCGGGCACGCGGCTGATCGGCATGATCCAGCCCACGCAAAGCGAAGACAAAGTGCTGCGCCCTGCCCTTTCGGCCACCGGCTGCGCCGGGCGCATCACCGGTTTTCGCGAGAGCGAGGACGGACGCTATATGATCACGCTGACGGGGGTGTGCCGGTTCCGGGTGGTTGAAGAATTCACCACCGACACGCCCTATCGCCGTATTCGCCCGGATTTCGAGACCTATAGCGAAGATCTGACGCCACCGGATGAAACCGATTTTCCGCGCGAACGCCTGATCACCTCGCTGAAGGATTATCTCGCCAATCGCGACCTGAAGGCCGATTGGAAAAGCGTGATGGGTGCGCCGCCGGAAACGCTCGTCAATGCGCTTGCCATGCTCTGCCCCTTTGAGCCTGCCGAAAAGCAGGCGCTGCTGGAAGCCCCGGGCTGGCTCGAGCGGGTGGATACGCTGATCGCGCTTTTGGAGATGTCCGGCGCGGGCCCGCAAGGACCGGTATCCCTGAACTAA